The nucleotide window CCGGGTATCAAATCGCTCCACAAAGCACTCCATACCGAGCCTGAGAGCCGCCTCACGCACGAAATCCTCATCACCGTCACTCTCTCTGCCACGGAGCAGGAAGTTGCAGTGAGCTACAGCAAGCTGAAGATGCAGCACCGGACGCAGTGCCGTGAAAAGGGAGAGCATGGCCATTGAATCCGGACCTCCGGAAAGAGCAACAAGAACCCTTTCACCTTTGTCAACAAGCCTCCTTGCCTTTATCTGACTGAGAAACTTTTTCTCTAAAGCATTCACTGTTCCCCGCTCATTATCGTTTTTCCCGCAAGAAGCAACCCCTGCTTCGTTTTCACAACAACGGGAAGAGAGTGTTCCTGATCAGACTCGCTAACCATTACAACGAACAATAGTTGCAAAACAAACCGAAAATCTTTACCCTGTTTTTTCAGGTACAAGATAAATAATTATCATGTTTGGTACGCTTACCATCACAAACCGCTCCTCGACAAAAACCTATGTTTACTCCCTACGGTTACAGCACCATGATAAAAGCTTTACTGATCTGTATGCTCTGCAGCGGTGCCGCCCTATTTTTTCCACCGGGAGTCAAAATTGCACTGCTCATTGCCACAGCCTCCTTCAGCCTCTTTACCCTCTACTTTTTCCGTGACCCTGAACGAAAAGTCCCGAATGAACAGCGTATAATCCTTGCACCGGCAGACGGCAGCATCCTTCTGGTTCAGAAGCAGGAAGAGAGTACGCTGGTCAGCATATTCATGTCACCCTTCAATGTTCATGTCAACCGGATCCCCATCAGCGGCAGAGTCACAAAAGTAAACTACAAACCCGGTCAGTTCCTTATGGCATTTGACAACCGGAGTATGGAGAGTAATGAAAAAATGGAGATCGGTATTGACAATGGTGAGATCAGGGTGCTCTTCAGCCAGGTCTCAGGATTTCTGGCCCGGAGAATTGTCTGTCCGCTTCAAAAAGATGAGCAGGTTACCATAGGCAACCGGTTCGGCATGATAAAGTTCGGCTCAAGAGTGGATCTCACCCTTCCTCCCGGGGCAACCGTTGAGGTTCAGGTTGGCCAGAAATCAGTCGCAGGCCGGACCATCCTGGCGAGATACTGAAAAATGTTGGTTTCGGAATGCTTATTCCTTATATAATTATCATTGAGTAGCATTATATCATTTTATCATCTCCGGAGGAGTTGCGATGTTTGGATTAGGTGGACAGGAACTCATTCTTATTCTGCTGATCATTCTGCTGTTGTTCGGTGCAAAAAAACTTCCCGAGCTGGCAAAAGGTCTGGGAAAGGGGATGAGAGAGTTCAAGAAGGCCCAGAATGATATCGAAGAGGAGTTCAACAAAGCTGCCGATGAAACCCCGAAAAAGGATAAATCGACAACCGTTTGACTCGCTGCAAGCCATAACCCTCATTTCAAAAAGCCCTTGCCAGGGCTTTTTGAACATCCACAAGAGCCTTCACTCCCTTGATCTGTCAAAACGGCACGGCATGAGCACTGCTGTAAAATGGACAGGATAGTACCTTTTTCTTTTTTTAGCGTTATCTTTGCAGTTGACTGCACAGATCAAGAAACCCCGGATATGCTATTCAGCCTTTATATCAGAAATTTCGCTCTGATCCAGGAGCTAACGGTTGAGTTCAGGCCCGGACTGACTATTATCACCGGTGAAACAGGTGCAGGGAAATCGATTCTGATGGGTGCCCTGAACATTGTTCTCGGAGAACGGGCAAGCAGTGACCTTGTCCGCTCGGGCGCTAACAAAGCTGTTATAGAAGCGGTTCTGAAAGAGGCAGGAAGTGAGAAAATTGACACCCTTCTGCATGACGCTGATATCGAACCGGCCGGGGAGCTTATTCTCCGCAGGGAGCTCTCTTCAACCGGTCAATCGCGCTGCTTCATCAATGATACACCCTGCACTGCAGGGCTCCTCAAGCAGATCGGGGAGCTGCTGATTGATCTGCACGGCCAGCATGAACACCAGCTCCTTTTGCGCGCCGAAACCCACGAAACGCTTCTTGATGACTTTGCAGGGACCCTGCCGGAAGTGACCGCCTACAGAACAACCCGCACAAGGCTCCGGAATTTCCAGCTTGAGATAGCACGACTCAATAAAGAGGTGGCTGAAATTCGCGATAAAAAAGAGCTGCTTGACTTCCAGCTCAACGAGCTCAATATGCTCAACCTTAAACGGGGTGAAGAAGAGTCTGCCGAAACTGAAATCACACTTCTGGAAAACGCAGAAACCCTCTTTACCCTCAGTACAGCACTCAGCGATCTGCTCTATGAGTGTGAGCATTCGGCTTACTCCGTCCTGAGCACGGCTATCCATACCCTTGAGAAGCTTTCTGCTATTGACAAACAGTTTGCTATTCATCTTGAGGAGACCCGCACGGCAAAAAGCATTGTTGACGAACTTGCCCGGTTCAGCCGCAGCTACGCTGCTGCTATTGATTTCAATCCCTCGCGACTGGAAGAACTTCGTGAACGCCAGCTCCAGCTCCAGCGTATCAGCAAAAAATATGGTCGAACGCTGCAGGAGCTTATCGAACTGAGGGATGAACTTGACACAAGAA belongs to Candidatus Chlorobium masyuteum and includes:
- the recN gene encoding DNA repair protein RecN, which gives rise to MLFSLYIRNFALIQELTVEFRPGLTIITGETGAGKSILMGALNIVLGERASSDLVRSGANKAVIEAVLKEAGSEKIDTLLHDADIEPAGELILRRELSSTGQSRCFINDTPCTAGLLKQIGELLIDLHGQHEHQLLLRAETHETLLDDFAGTLPEVTAYRTTRTRLRNFQLEIARLNKEVAEIRDKKELLDFQLNELNMLNLKRGEEESAETEITLLENAETLFTLSTALSDLLYECEHSAYSVLSTAIHTLEKLSAIDKQFAIHLEETRTAKSIVDELARFSRSYAAAIDFNPSRLEELRERQLQLQRISKKYGRTLQELIELRDELDTRIALENNLEEEISRIEGEIMQQKERLSVDAERLSLKRQKEAFRLESIIQRQLADLGIPNATFIVSMVHEEQENGEIALEGKTYTALPNGYDRIEFLISTNPGEKPRPLVKVASGGEISRIMLALKSALAASADLPILVFDEIDTGISGRIADAVGKSLKTLSRLHQIIAITHLPQIAAMADLHLSVEKSVLAERTVTEVTVLDRESRIQAIAALISGNRISVSSLTLAAELVAGAESMVRH
- a CDS encoding Sec-independent protein translocase subunit TatA/TatB, which translates into the protein MFGLGGQELILILLIILLLFGAKKLPELAKGLGKGMREFKKAQNDIEEEFNKAADETPKKDKSTTV
- a CDS encoding phosphatidylserine decarboxylase, encoding MFTPYGYSTMIKALLICMLCSGAALFFPPGVKIALLIATASFSLFTLYFFRDPERKVPNEQRIILAPADGSILLVQKQEESTLVSIFMSPFNVHVNRIPISGRVTKVNYKPGQFLMAFDNRSMESNEKMEIGIDNGEIRVLFSQVSGFLARRIVCPLQKDEQVTIGNRFGMIKFGSRVDLTLPPGATVEVQVGQKSVAGRTILARY